The genomic DNA CAAAGTTTTAAGGCAAAAGTGGGCAACTTTGGAAATCATGTTTTCTACTCAGGTCAGTGATATGTCCGATTTCAGTCCGTAATTATTTATCAAGTTCAATTGTGCTGTAACAGCAGAGGAATCAACAAACTGTGCTGGACTACAAACTTCATCCCCCAACACTGCTCTAATAACaacattcaaaattattttcattttgattttcaGCGATAAACAAATTATTTGCTTACATTTTGGATAAACAGTGCATTGATTCTTTCACTGTCATCACACAGAAATCTTGCAGCTGTCTCCTGCTCTTCGTTTTTTAGTTTCAGTTTCTTCTTCAGCATTCTCTTCACATATTCAAGCATCACCTCAAAATGCAACTGACTCAACAgctcctgaaaacacacacacacaagcacagaaggttaaaaaaaatctagtAGAATCCACTGGGtagcatttctgtaaatttcCGCAGTCTATACTGACCTGTAGACAATCAGAGTTTAAGTCCTTGAGTGGATGTATCTTTTTATCCAGTTTATCTTCAATCTCTTCAATAATATCATGATGTTCTAAAATCCAGACTGGAGTCCACAATTTTCTATAAGTCACCTGAGGAACCACAGGATGATAaaagattttaatctgatatgTCAGAGGATATTAGATTATAATATAGTCCAATTTGAATGAAAAAGAACAGTTTTATAGAATATTAGTATTAGTACATTAATATAAGTGAAACAACAGTTATTGATCTGGAACCTGAAGTAATGTGGCAAGACTTCCAAAACTGTCCCCTTCAGATAAACAATGGACACAACCCAGGCTTCAACAACATTCATTGAACAGTAAGGCTGTGGATAACTACCCCTGTAGATTTCTACCAGAAAGCAAGTCTCTTCAAATCAGCGAAAATGTAATACATTATGCTTTATTTGATGTACCTTGAGTTCATTGTGTATCTGGCTGAGGAAGTATTTGTGACAAGAGTCTCTGAGGTCAATTGCAGTGCACAGCCAGGCTGCTTTCATGTCATCTGGAAGACTGTCTCTTTCCTCAATGTACTCTCTGTGAAGATAGTTATTGTGCTGAAATCTTACATATCAATATCATATTTTCATAACCAGTTgcaaaaatctttaaaaaatccATCCTTTCATCCATAAAGCAAGTATTCCTGTCTTTTTATTTACAAGATTATTCTGTAATTAATTCCTTCCCTTTAAgaatgaaatattacacaaatagCCAGATCTcttatgaattaatattttcctTATCAATTGCAATCTCTTATCTAGCATTCATTTTTTTGGTGGGATTAAATATATCCTCCCctccctggatcaccaccttaacatgGTAGAGGGGTTtgtgtgcctgcgtgagcctaggagctatgttgtcaggggcaatagcccctggtacggtctcccaaggcaaattggtcctaggtgatgggccagatgaagagtgatccataaagacccagatgaagagagtaaaaacagagacacagggttaccggggccccaccctggagccaggcatgggggaggggctccttggcgagcgcctggtggtcggactttcactcatggggtctGGCCGGGCTGAGCCCGAAGGAGCAgtatgggtccactctcccatgggcccaccacctgtgggagaggtagtaatccaggtctggtgcattgtggatcgggtggcagccggGGGCAGGGGCCTTGATGTTCTGATCCTTGGTTAAtgaaactggctcttggaacatggaacgtaacctctctggtgggaaaagagcctgagctgggcgaggttgagaggtaccggctagatatagttgggcgcacctcaacacacagtatgggctctggaaccaatctccttgagaggggctggatgctctttcactctggagttgcccagggtgagaggcgtagggcaggagtgggcttactcatagccccccagcTTAGCACCtttacgtttgggtttaccccagtggacgagagggcagtgacattgagtccgaatgGGCTATGTGCCAGACCTCCATTGTTAAGGCGGCtgaatggagctgtggctgcaaggttgtcggtgcctgtcggggtggcaatccccgcactcggtggtggacaccccaggtgagggaggctgtcaagctgaagaaagagtcctatcgagcctggttggctccggggactccggaggcagctgaTAGGTACTGAAGAGCCAAGCGGCTCACGGCTTCagctgtcgctgaggcaaaaacttgggtgtgggaggagttcggtgaggacatggaaaacgactttcggtcggctccgagaagatTCTGGCAAACCTTCTGGCGACTcagggaaagcagttttccaccaatactgtatatggtgggggttgggagttgttgacctcgactggggacatcattaggcagtggaaggaatacttcaaggatcttctcaatcccacaagcacgtcttccacagaggaagtagagtttggggaTCCTGGGGAGGGcttgtctatcactggggctgaggtggccaaggtggtaggaaaactccttggcggtagggccccgggggtggatgaggttcgccccgggttcctcaaagctctggatgttgtggggctgtcctggctgacacgtctttgcaacatcgagTGGACATCgtgggcagtgcctctggactggcagactggggtggtggtccccgtttttaaaaagggggaaagATGGAGCTTGAGATTGACAGCCAGATCGGTGCagtgtcagcagtaatgcggactCTGTACTGGTCCGtggtggtgaagagagagctgagcagaaaagcaaagctctcgatttaccattcaatctacgtcccaaccctcacctatgatcacaagctttgggtagtgaccaaaAGAataagatcgcggatacaaggggctgaaatgagttttctccgcagggtgtctggactctcccttagagacagggttagaagtttggacatccgggagagactcggagtggagccgctgctcctccacgtcgaggggagccagttgaggtggttcaggcatctggtccggatgcctactggacgccttcctggtgaggtgttccgggcatgtctaACAGGGAgtaggccccggggcagaccaagaacacgctggagagactacatgtcttgaatggcctgggaacgcctcggtataccctcggaggagctggaagagagggaggtctgggtttctttacttggACTGCTTCCACCGCGACCCGGACTCGGATAAGCGGTGgctaatggatggatggatggatggataaatttCTCTGCTTTTTGAGTCAGCCGCAATGCAGGGATTAGTATATTAGTCGTAAGAATTAAATACCAACATATGTTGATTTAATATTAAGAAATAAAATGGAGGATGCAAAATGAAGGACTGGTTTGGACATGAGAGCACACCAGCCACTTAAATGAACAGTAGGAGGGAGAACatacgtaaaaaaaaaaaatatattgatgATGAAAAAAATAGTATATGACAATATATACATCATATTATTTATGGTCTGGTGAATTTCTTATAAAGTatgttctgtctgttttctaCTCTCACCTCAGTTTTCTGATGCAACACAAGTGGACTTTCAAgatttcagaaatgttttgCTCACTGCGGATAAATTCTTCAATAGTTTTCTTGTAACTGACAAAAGGACATATCAATTTATTAACTTTTGTTGCACACAACAATACCTGTTGTATCAATATGACAACATTTCAATAAGGTGATAAAGAGAAATTATAAGAAACAATTACGAGAAGCAAAATTTATCCCAGTTATGGATTACAAACACCAATGCAACTATTCTAAATGCACTTTCACTGAAGGCAGACTTACTAAATGAATTTCATCAAAcaatgacagtttttctgacagtgtacaagtggatcagcaCAGTGGTCAGTAGTGGAGCTGAgataatggacagtgagtgtgatcATAATATTCTTATATGACTATATATTTTAACTCTATtatgatataaaattatttattttcattaaagggATTACAATATACTGTTACAGAATGTTTTTCTCTTATTCATGTCATTATATGTACTGATTATATGCCAGTACAATAAACTACCTTTCCAGGAAGTTGGGCAATAGATACAAAATCCTTTGTGGTTCATCCCTGTTACTCAAGAGAGTCATGGCCTCTTTCATGGCTCCATCAACAAACTGGGAAAAAAGTGGTATATATTAAAACCATTCAGAATCTTGGGCCAGACAAAACATGATGCAGCATGCTAATTCAAGAATATATTAggtaaaaacaattaaaaatggaaTGCAAAAAACTATATTAACCTTGAAGTCCCCATTAAAAGAAAGGTTTGAAAgattttcaaaacaaattgaacaaaacaaaagaaatataTCAACAGATGCTAACGCTTGTTCTGTGCTAATGCTTTATGCTAGTGGTTGTCACATGCATCAGATATTTAAATAagtaaaagtttaaataaaagaagacaataaaataaatctaaacaTAAAGTAAacatcatcgctgtccaattaaaacatgtatctccatttttgtggattttaacaATAGCTGTAtgttgtcgcttttccactgcatgggtccaACTCTACATGACTCGACTCGACACGGTTTGGCTTggcacgcttaaagcttgtcgcttttccacagGCAGGGCTCCCCTGCAAAATGAAGCCAGTGACGTTGCAAAAcactgtctctaacaggaatcgctggctttgaaaccacaacaatggtggcGGTAAAGTTAggcattgtttactcatcgtgtatttgtgtgttgtttttgttttttgggatgAACATGGCTGAATGACCTCTGTATTTCATGCTGatagtctctctggccaatcagcaatctgcagggtttacacgtcgctatttagtacctacttggcACGGTTGGAACCCGATGAGAGCTGGTACAGAACACTTACCCGGTTCCAAGGACCAGGTATCAGATTGGACCAGTGGAAAATGTTGGTTGGGTGGAGCATTGCCATAATCGATAGCTCCACCCAATATATAAATCcgatctgatttaaaaaaaaatcagaatatccaaatctcaaaattataaaccaaATACCTACCCAATGAGCAAATATATGAATAGTCCTATTGTTCAGAAAGTCAGCGTTCAGCGCCTGCTTTAAAATTAAGGCTGTACTGCTGCTCCCAGAATGGCTCCACTTGCTGATTCATTTGCAAACTTTTGCATATACAGTGCCACTAAGGACACTTTATAGAGATGTTCTAATTTTAGGTtgaaagctgacaaaatgaactgtagctttgccatgcttTGTTGTAATAGATTGCTGTTTAGGTAGAGTTTTAGGCTTCgttcaagacttttatgttgacaaggctgaatacagTTGGAGTGGAGGGTTGCCTTTATCAACAGCCACATATAtccaaaaaaaggaaaaaaaaaacaaacgaaTATACAAATCGTCGAATATTCTGGGCCAGACATaataaaaacatcaaaatatTTCTTAGGTTTTTAGtgaataattttataataaattattttgtgcAGAATTAAGTTATTGCTCATCTTACAAGTGGTTTCAAAATTTTGTACGATAGTGAAAATATGTTTGCAAAGAAAAAGTTCCTTTTGATCATACATATATAACATCCTGGGCAAAACTGCAAAAGTATCCttctgtttgttctgtttttgtatACATCCGGCAACTTTCTTCTTCTAATATAAGAACATTGTTCAACCATGTCTTAACTTCATCCTATAAAGAATACAGGAAACCACTGcattaatataaacattatCTTACGATaccatttacataaaaaaattgTCTCGGAACACTGCATAATATTTTGAACAGATATATTGCCTAAACAAATACCTCTCTGTGTGACAGATACTGCTTCTCCAACAACTTAAGATCTTCCTCAGGTAATAAAGGTTCGAGTGTATCATTATCTATATATAACTCCAGTTCTTCTTGGTGCAGTACACTGctaaaaaagatttaaaaatattaaacataaacaaaaaacatacaaatacatttcttaCAAATAGCTAAATTGCTGCTCAAAGTTTAACATGTCAGTGTATAAAAACAGTTGAAGAGCTCAAAAAATCAAGTCAGCATTATGTTGTATGATTTTTGAGGTTTTTCAACAGTTCAACTCAAGTTTTTAGCTATTCTTATTAACGTTGATTAGTAATGCAGATTAGCTAAGCAGCCTGCTAATTAGTGTATTGTTTATATTTCCATTCCCTCCAACAATATTATTGTAATATACCtcaatttattacattattccCACTGTGAACTGTGACTGGTCCAACTGCATTAGCTCCCTTCCctagtttttattatttattatttatttatttacaggtcTTGCAGTGCACAGTGGTCCTGGAGAAATATTTTGTTccactgtgtactgtacactATAGttgaaattacaataaaatctAACTAAACTGCAATGTTTTTGTATATCACTGTTGCTAAACCTCTACCTGCCGCTCTTCACTGTGCTGTGCTGACTCTTCGTGCTGCATTACCTTGCTATACCTTTCTAACATAACCAGACTGTACAATGTTTTGaataaaagtgtctgccaatTGATAATTAGATTATGGCCtatatttttccatttataAAATCATTGATGATATAAGGATTCTATCAAGAATACAGATACATCCCTGTAAGCAAAAAGTGAGTCTGGGGCAGTCTGGACCAGATGTCAAAAATTCATTGCTCTTGGTTCACTTACTTTGAATAATTGCTAACTTGTTTCAGGATGAAGATGCAGTCCTCTATGGGGATGTTGAATCGAGGCAGTTGCCTGAGTTTTGTGTAGAAAGCTTGATGGTACAGCTCAGCATATATGTTGCTTATGTCCAACTCTTGTGGATAACATGCTTGCACATCTCTGACCACCTGAAACATGTCATTCTGGATGACCAAGATCATTTGGCTGAGCTTTTTCTTCAGGTTTTCTGTCTCATTTTCCTCATTATCATCTTGCTGCAGTCGATTATTTACTAGATTCTGGAGCAGACTATCATGTATCTGTCGGTATCTCACAGGCCTCCAGCTTGGATGCTCCTTTGCAGCCCTCTCCTTCCAGAAGAGATCTTGTTCCTCCTCCTGAAGGATAGCTGTCACTGCACTTTCCAGTGTCCCCTGACAAATTTTGTTGAAGGAGTTGTGGACAGCCATACATATGCGCAACATCAGGGTCTCATAGTCTTTCTGCAGCCTCTTTTCCTCTTCCACTGTACAAATATCCTGATTATCTGCTGATTTTGAGTTGAAAAGGCTTCCTTCCCGTGCTATAAGCTGCTGACTTGCTTCTGCCAGTCGATTCAGTTCTAGATTCTTGTTGAAATCCACTTCTGAAAGAATAAAGCATTAAAAGTCATGATCCAGAAATTGTGACTCTACCTTGACTGTGGAAATAACTGTAGAATTTACCTGTGCCTGAAGCCCCAGCATATCTGGAAGCATTTGTACCCTTTATTTTGTTGGGCTTGACCatggtggaattaattttagaGCCGCTGAAGGACTTGGAAGAGTTTCCAATCACTGGCTTGCAAACAGAGCCCCCAACAGCTCCAGAATTCTTAGAATTAGCTGAGAAATATTCCAAACTCATGAAAAAACTGTCATTTTCTATACACTTCTACTTTTCTATACACTTATCTATACACTCTTGGCAGTCAAAAATTCTTCACTAGAAAGAAAGACCTTACTTGGCAAAGTGGCAGGAGTGGTAGCATTAGAAAGTTTGGGTTTGACTTGTTTTAATATTCGCCTTAATGATTCAGGAATtattttctgcttctgtttTGCAGAAGGTTCTTCAGAATCATTCAAAGGATCCACAATTTTTTCATCCATTACTGTGCAACTGGAATCACCAACATCTCTTGAGGATTTGTTAAcatcttaaaaacaaaaacccacaaGGTTTCATACATTTGCTTATCAAGGCACAAAACCCTACAGCTGTGTTTGACTGTCATTACTACTTTACTAAAGCAGTTAGTTTTGAAGGCCATACCTGTCAAAGTCTCAGTGGTTGTATCATTAGTATGTTTGGGTTTcaattgttttaaaattttagttgtgattttctttttatgttttgGTGAACATTCTTCTGTTTCATTCAAAGGCTCCACCATGTGTATTTGTTCCAACTTCACTGTGCTACTGGAATCACCTGCAGCTATGGAGGATTTGGTATCTTCTACAAAACAGGCAGCATTTCAGACATTTCATTATTAACTGAAAAGAAAACATAGCATACAGAGAGGCTGGAATATGTTATCAAAAAATACAGCCAATACGGGATAAGAGTTGAGTAAAAGTCGCATAAAATCCAATTAACAGCATTCATGTTTGGAGAAAACCTGGGGTCTTtagtatatataaaaataataacatattGCAAacaaaatttttcttttttcattgcACTCCTCTTTTTATCTCTTATGCTCCATTTTTctgattttgttgtttttatttatgtttctaaTTTAAACTTTTAATTAACCAGGCATGTGATTAAGACCTTATTTACAATTGCAGCCTAGCAATCAGCAGATGCCActtgagagaaaatgaaatataaacagagaaggagaaaaaaaaacagagagaaatatgtaaataataaaatgacaaagacCAAAAAATCAACAGTACTGTCATTTAATGGATAAGCAGGTACATGTATAGGTATAAATGTCCCTTATATGATtcttgaaattcattcattcattgtctgaaacagtttatccaattcagggtcgcggtgggtccagagcctacccggaatcactaggcgcaaggccggaacacaccctgaagggggcaccagtccttcacagggctgatTCTTGAAATTAGAAACTAAAACAATGGACTCCAAATCTTATGCTATTTGAAGTGTTCCAGCTCCACATTTATGCAATTCCAATCATTTTGCATTTATGTGTTTAcatgctatttttattttacaccctACCTCTGCATTTATACTCCTTTTCCTTGTATTTTTCTGAATTTACTTAAACTTTTCTGTATTAAAATTCTGAATAACGGGtttattaattacttttttaCTATCATAGTTTGCAGAAAGTTAGGATAAGTTTTActctataataataattcttttagatgtttatttctttatttattgattatCTGTACTTACTACACTAGTACCTTTCCCCCATGCAGTTTCACAAACAGGCTGCGGTAAGAAAGGGTGTATACAGTATAGTGCAACAGATATTTTTCAAAGATCAGCAGGCATGACTGTGATTTTATACTGTGTATGATGGAAAGATGTGCAGGTGTCCACTAACATTTGACCAAATAGTGTATTTGAAACAGATCGACTAAACGTAGGCTGCGAATGAGCCTGTCTACTGTTGCCAATGTACTAATGTTGattttggcagctgattttgattCAGTTTTAGTTTAATCTTTTGACTACattgtgtaatttattattaGTTATAGTCATATGTTGGTCTCAGAATTATAGTTAGTTTAgttttatccatccattatctgtaaccgcttatccaatttagggtcgcggggggtccagagcctacctggaatcattgggcgcaaggaatacaccctggaggggacgctgtccttcacagggcaacacagacacacacacattcacacctacagacactttcaagtcgccaatccacctgcaacgtgtgtttttggactgtgggaggaaaccggagcacccggaagaaacccacgcggacaacacaccaactcctcacagacagtcacccggagcgggaatcgaacccacaacctccaggcccctggagctgtgtgactgcgacactacctgctgcgccaccgtgccgccctagtttagttttagttaaaaaaaaaaaaaacattttagtctagttttaatccatttaattataattttctgGCATGGACCATGCCCAGAGAAGCACCAGAGAGggtgttttttcagattttctgttttcaaataagataaagtgtaatttatttttatttagatatTATCTTGGTTTCATTGTGAAATTTTATATCTTAGGTTTTGTTAACAAAATTAACAACAGCATGTAGTGTATTTGAGATGAACCAGTGGTTTATTTTATCAGCACTGGTTAGTTTAGGATAGATACTGGATAATTGAATCAATCTCTGTGAAAGTGGAAACGATACATGCAGTGTCTAAATGCATGATCCTAAAACTCATTAAAAACTGCAAAGTATAGCGCtgcacccccaccccacacaaaaagtattataataataatggacagtatttgaatgaataatatactgAAACCACTGCACTAACtctattcaagcatttagttttaaaaaacCTTACCTGGCAACATCTCAGTAGTTGCAGCACTAGCAAATGTCGGCTTTAATTGCTTTAAAATttgctttatttgtttagtggtatcttttgttttctgtttcatgGAAGTTTCTTCTGGATCATTCAAAGTCTCTGGAAATTGTTCAGTCATCCCAGTTTGAACAGCTCTGGATGATGTTTTACCCACtacaaaatatatgaaattgggtagagattttcaaatactggCATAAACTGGAATAGCTCCATCTAGGCCTGACAGTTTTCCTGCTCTATCTGCCAGAAATGACTTGGAACAAAATAACTTTCTACTGT from Hoplias malabaricus isolate fHopMal1 chromosome 7, fHopMal1.hap1, whole genome shotgun sequence includes the following:
- the LOC136702694 gene encoding uncharacterized protein, with the translated sequence MVKPNKIKGTNASRYAGASGTEVDFNKNLELNRLAEASQQLIAREGSLFNSKSADNQDICTVEEEKRLQKDYETLMLRICMAVHNSFNKICQGTLESAVTAILQEEEQDLFWKERAAKEHPSWRPVRYRQIHDSLLQNLVNNRLQQDDNEENETENLKKKLSQMILVIQNDMFQVVRDVQACYPQELDISNIYAELYHQAFYTKLRQLPRFNIPIEDCIFILKQVSNYSNSVLHQEELELYIDNDTLEPLLPEEDLKLLEKQYLSHREFVDGAMKEAMTLLSNRDEPQRILYLLPNFLESTESALLLTLHRSGCQSQAPSFPLFKNGDHHPSLPVQRHCPRCPLDVAKTCQPGQPHNIQSFEEPGANLIHPRGPTAKEFSYHLGHLSPSDRQALPRIPKLYFLCGRRACGIEKILELDSLPHLGCPPPSAGIATPTGTDNLAATAPFSRLNNGGLAHSPFGLNVTALSSTGVNPNVKVLSWGAMSGGPMGEWTHTAPSGSARPDPMSESPTTRRSPRSPSPMPGSRHNNYLHREYIEERDSLPDDMKAAWLCTAIDLRDSCHKYFLSQIHNELKVTYRKLWTPVWILEHHDIIEEIEDKLDKKIHPLKDLNSDCLQELLSQLHFEVMLEYVKRMLKKKLKLKNEEQETAARFLCDDSERINALFIQNGSEKRWLCEILPKVSEVLKVQDPETLELEICALMKEHPDLRVPKSCSLSFSSCLCIPPLRPSFQMKGTIPCKNGCSVDPSSPGS